In Patescibacteria group bacterium, the genomic stretch ACGGGCATATCAGACTCCTTCGTACACGTCGATCGTCTTGCCCTTAGGCAGGGTCACGACCGCCTTCTTCCAGGTGCTGCGCATCCCTTCCCGGCCGCCGAAGCGGACCACCTTGCCGCGCACGCGCATGATGTTGACGCTCGTCGGCGTGACGCCGTACATCGCCTTCACCGCGTTGCGGACGTCCACGCGGGTGGCGTCCATGCTTACGACGAAGGAGTACTGGCCCGCATGCGCGATCGTCGCGGCCTTCTCGGTGACGAGCGGCGCGGTAATGACGTTCACCAGATTCTCCGGGAGCGCCTTGCTCGTGGCCTTCGGCGATACGCCCTTGGCGGACGGCTTCCCTGCGGCCTTCTCGGCCTTCTTGGGAGCCGCGGCGACGTCGCCGGCGATCTCCTGTTCCTTCTTTGATTTGAATCGGTCAAGGATTCCCATATCAGGCGCGCTTATAAGTCTTCACGAGCGCTTCGAGCGCGGCCTTGGAGGCGACGATCGTCTCGTGGGACAACAGGTCGACGACGTTGAGGCTCCCGACGGAGATGGTGGACACGCGCGGCAGGTTCTTGGCCGCGCGGGCCACGCCCCGGTTCTCGGCCTCGACCACGATGAGGGTCTTCGAGCCTGCAAGCGGAAGCTTGGCAAGCATGAAGGCCACGCGCTTGGTCTTCGCCTCCGGAAGCGCGAGCGAATCCACCGCCACGAGCCTCTCGCCGGCCACCTTGTCGGAAAGCACCATCGCGAGCGCCTTGCGGCGGGCGGCGCGGTTCATCTTCACCGAGAAATTGCGCTCGCTGGTGGGACCGAACGTGACGCCTCCGCCCACCCAGATCGGGGAGCGGCGCGACCCGTGGCGGGCACGACCGGTGCCTTTCTGCTTCCACGGCTTCTTGCCGGTGCCGGCGACCTCGCCGCGGTCCTTGGTGTGCGCCGTGACCACGCGGGAGTTGGCGGTCTGGGCCACCACCGCCTCGTGCACGAGCGCCGGGTTCGCCTTCACCTCGAAAAGCGCCGGGTCGAGCGCGAGCTCGCCCACCTTGGCGCCTTCC encodes the following:
- a CDS encoding 50S ribosomal protein L23, translated to MGILDRFKSKKEQEIAGDVAAAPKKAEKAAGKPSAKGVSPKATSKALPENLVNVITAPLVTEKAATIAHAGQYSFVVSMDATRVDVRNAVKAMYGVTPTSVNIMRVRGKVVRFGGREGMRSTWKKAVVTLPKGKTIDVYEGV
- a CDS encoding 50S ribosomal protein L4 encodes the protein MAKVTLYNQEGAKVGELALDPALFEVKANPALVHEAVVAQTANSRVVTAHTKDRGEVAGTGKKPWKQKGTGRARHGSRRSPIWVGGGVTFGPTSERNFSVKMNRAARRKALAMVLSDKVAGERLVAVDSLALPEAKTKRVAFMLAKLPLAGSKTLIVVEAENRGVARAAKNLPRVSTISVGSLNVVDLLSHETIVASKAALEALVKTYKRA